The sequence below is a genomic window from Candidatus Hydrogenedentota bacterium.
ATGAAGTCAATCAGCACGATGGCGTTATTCACCACGACCCCCGCCAGACTGATGCAGCCGATGCCGGTCATGATCACGCTGAACGGCGTGCCGGTAATCAGCAGCCCGAGGAAGACCCCCGCCAGGGACAACAGCACGGACGACATGATAATGAACATCTGGACAATCGAGTTGAACTGAGTGATGAGGATCATGGAGATCAGGAATATGGCCACCACAAAGGCGCGGCCCAGGAAGGACTGCGCCTCCTCCTGGTCCTCGTTCTGGCCGGTGTACCCGATGCGGTACCCGTCGGGCAGGGCAAACCCGTCGAGCCGCTTCCGGACCTCCATCAGCAGCTCCGCGCCGCTGTACCCCTGGGCCGCCTCGGCGGACACCGTGACCGTGCGCTTGCGGTCCGTCCGCCGGATGGGGCCGAGGCCCACCCCCTCCTCGATGCGGGCCACGGACGAGAAGGGCACGGGCACCCCGGCCATGTTCACCACGGCCAGGGACCGGATTTTGTCCAGGTTGTCCCGGAAATTCTCCGGGAACCGGACGGTCACGTCGTACTCCTTGTCCCCCTCGCGGTAGTTGCCCGCCTTCCGGCCGCTGATGGCCGCCTGCACCGCCTGGCCGATGAACTGGGTGTTCAGCCCCATCAGCAGCGCCTGTTCGCGGTCCACCACCACCCGAATCTCCGGCTTGCCCGGCTCATAGTCGTCCTTGAGGTCCACCAGCCCCGGTATGTCCTGAATGGTGTCGCTGACCCGTTCCGCCAGCTCCGCGAGCAGGCCGAAATCGTCCCCGCTGATTTCCACGTTCACCGGCGGCGCGTCGGAGGGTCCCTCCTGGTCCTTCATCAGGGTCAGTTTCGCCCCCGTCACCTCGCGCAGGCGCTCCCGCACCTGTTCGACAATGCTGCCGGGCCGCACCTCGCGGGTGCCCAGCTTGAAGAAGTCCATCGTCACCCGGCCCGTGTGGCTTGCGGTGTCGCTGGTGTTCACATTGGTGCTCGCCCCGCGCGACCCTGAACTGGCCAGAAGATATTCAATCTCCCCGCCGTAGTCCCCGATGATGTCCTCGATGTCGCGCACAATCCCGTCCGTCACCTCGATGCGTGTCCCCTCCGAGGCGTCCACGTCCACCGAGGCCCGGGTCGGCTCCGTGTCCGGAATGAACTCAATGCGCGGGTGGGCCATAAATACGGCCATGATGGCGAACAGCAGGGTGAACGCCAGGGTCACCGTCACGAGGCGCCACCGCAGGACGAGACGCAGCAGGGCGGCGTAGAAGCGGATGACCCACGCGCGGGGCGGGCCGTGCCGGGTGTCGCCGGGCGCGTCTGTGGCGGCGGTCATGCCGGCGGGGCGCCGCAGGACACGGCTGGCCAGCGCGGGATTCACAATCAGCCCGACGAACAGCGATGCCATAAGCGCCGTGATGACCGTCTGCGGGAGGAAGAACATGAAACTGCCCCAGACCCCCGGCCAGAACAGTATGGGCGCGAAGGCCGCCACAGTGGTGAGGGTGGACGCGATGATGGGCCAGGCCACCTCGGCCGCGCCCGCCTTCGCCGCCTCGACCGGCCCCATGCCCCGCTGGAGCATGCGGTAGATGTTCTCCACGATCACGATGCCGTTGTCCACCAGCATGCCCAGGGCGAGGATCAGGCTGAAGAGGACCACCATGTTCAGCGTCGTGTCCGTGACATAGAGGACGATGAAGGTGATGAGCATGGAAAGGGGAATCGCCAGCGCGACCATCAGCGCGCTGGTCATGCCCATGAACAGGAAAATCACCGCCAGCACCAGAATCAGCCCGGTGATGATGTTGTTCTCGAGCTCCCGCACCATGTCCCGGATTTCGTTCGAATGGTCCATCGTGACCACCAGGTCCATGCCCGGAAGCAGCCGGTGGCGGAACGCCTCCATCCGCTCGCGGGCGCGGGCGGCCACGTCAATCAGGTTCTCCCCCGCCCGCTTCGAGATGCTGAGGGTCACCGCGCGGCGCCCGTCGAGGCGCGAGATGGACTCGATGTCCTTGTAGCCGTCCCTGATTTCGGCGATGTCGCGCATGTACACCACGCCGCCGGGCCCCGCCTTCACCACCAGATTGTTGATCTCGTCCGCACCGGTGAACTCTCCGGGCACGCGCACGGAGAAGCGGCCCTCGCCCAGTTCCATGGCCCCGGCCGGAGTGTTCACGTTCTCCACCCGCGCGAGGACGACGAGGTCGGCCAGGGACACGCCGTATTCCGTGACCCGCCCGGGGTCCACGATGATCTGTATCTCGCGCTCGATGCCGCCGATGACATTCACCTCGAGCACTCCCCGGACCGACTCGATGTCGTCCTCGAGGTCCTCCGCCAGCTTCGTCATCAGCGCCAGGGGGATTTGGTCGCCCGTCATGGAGATGAACATGAAGGGGAAGTCCGACACGTTGATCTCCATGATCTGCGGGTCGTCGGCCTCCTCGGGGATGTCCGGCTTCGCCTGGTCCACCTTGTCGCGCACCTTCTGCCGGACCACGTCCACGTCCTCGTCCGCCTCGAACTCCACCTGGATCACCGACATCCCCTCGGCGCTGGTGGACTGGATGCGCTTCACGCCGGAAAGCCCCGTGAGTTTGCGCTCGATGGGGATGGTCACCAGGGACTCCATGTCGGCGGGCGCCACCCCCTGGTAGGAGGTGGTCACCAGCAGGATCGGGATCACCACCTCCGGCGTGCTCTCGCGGGGAAGGGTGGAGTAGGTGTAGAGACCCGCCACCACAATCAGCAGGATCGAGACGAAAACCGTTATCCGCCGGTCTATCGCGGTGTCGGAGAGGATCATTCTTCAACCACTTCCGTGACGTTCACCCGCCGTCCCTCGCGCAGGTCGCGCTGGCCCGAGACGATCAGCCGGTCGCCCGGCGCCAGCCCGGACAGCACATGGACCATGTCGCCCTGCAGCACGCCCAGGGTCACCGGGCGGACTTGGGCCATCCCGCCCTCCTCCACCACGACAAAGCGCTGGTTTTCCAGGGTGAGCACGGAGAACAGGGACACCGCCACGGCGTCGGGATAGGTGTCCCGCACCATGCGCACCCGGGCGGTCATGCCCGGCTTCAGCATTCCGTCGGCATTGTCCAGCAGCAGCTCCGTGACGAAGGTGCGCGTGGCCAGCTCCGCCGTCGGCGGGAGCCGGTGGATGCGGCCCGTGAAGGTCCGGTCCGGTATCGCGTCCAGGGTCAGGGCGGCCTCGTCGCCCAGGCTGAACCGGTTGATGTCCCGCTCCGGCACGCCCACGAACACCTTCACCTGGTGCGTCTGCACCATGCGGAGCAGCGGCGCGCCGTTGTCCGTGAACTCGCCCTGCCGCCGCGCGCGGTGGCTTACCACCCCGTCGAAGGGCGCGTGGGCGCGGCTCTTGTCCAGCAATATTTTCGCGGCGGCCAGGTCGGCCTCCGCCAGTTCAAACTGGGTCCGCAACTGGTCCAGGTTCTGCGGGGAGGCGATGCCCCCCTTGGCCAGGTCCCGCATCCGGGCCAGCTCCTGCACCGCCAGATTCTTCCGCGCCGCCGCCTGGTCGTACACCGTCTGGATGCGCGAGGTGTCAATCCGGGCAATTTCCTGCCCCTTCTTCACGGTGTCGCCCACATCCACCCCGAGCCACTCGACCACGCCGGAGGCCTCCGCGCTGACGGTCGCCTCCTCCAGCGGCTCGATGCGCCCCGTCAGCAACAGCGTGTCCTCCACCAGGGCGGGACGGATAACGCGGACCTTCACATTCACCGGGGGCGTCTCCGCGGGGGGCGGCGGCTCCACCGGGGGGAAGTACTTCTGGTAGGCCATCACCCCGGCATAGCCCGCGAACACGATTAGCGCGCACAGCGCCAGACTGAACAATGAGCGAAGTATCGCCCGCATATAAACCGCCTTTCCCGCAAACGGAAACCCGCCGCGCCGGGCAAGAAACTCCGTCCCGCGGCTGTTATCCACCGGCCGGCCCGCAAACGGTTGCAATCACCCTCCTCAAGCCGCATCACCCTGAATTCTATAAGATTTATTGTTCGGGCTTCAAAAGATGGGCCCCACGCGCCGGAGGCATG
It includes:
- a CDS encoding efflux RND transporter permease subunit, whose amino-acid sequence is MILSDTAIDRRITVFVSILLIVVAGLYTYSTLPRESTPEVVIPILLVTTSYQGVAPADMESLVTIPIERKLTGLSGVKRIQSTSAEGMSVIQVEFEADEDVDVVRQKVRDKVDQAKPDIPEEADDPQIMEINVSDFPFMFISMTGDQIPLALMTKLAEDLEDDIESVRGVLEVNVIGGIEREIQIIVDPGRVTEYGVSLADLVVLARVENVNTPAGAMELGEGRFSVRVPGEFTGADEINNLVVKAGPGGVVYMRDIAEIRDGYKDIESISRLDGRRAVTLSISKRAGENLIDVAARARERMEAFRHRLLPGMDLVVTMDHSNEIRDMVRELENNIITGLILVLAVIFLFMGMTSALMVALAIPLSMLITFIVLYVTDTTLNMVVLFSLILALGMLVDNGIVIVENIYRMLQRGMGPVEAAKAGAAEVAWPIIASTLTTVAAFAPILFWPGVWGSFMFFLPQTVITALMASLFVGLIVNPALASRVLRRPAGMTAATDAPGDTRHGPPRAWVIRFYAALLRLVLRWRLVTVTLAFTLLFAIMAVFMAHPRIEFIPDTEPTRASVDVDASEGTRIEVTDGIVRDIEDIIGDYGGEIEYLLASSGSRGASTNVNTSDTASHTGRVTMDFFKLGTREVRPGSIVEQVRERLREVTGAKLTLMKDQEGPSDAPPVNVEISGDDFGLLAELAERVSDTIQDIPGLVDLKDDYEPGKPEIRVVVDREQALLMGLNTQFIGQAVQAAISGRKAGNYREGDKEYDVTVRFPENFRDNLDKIRSLAVVNMAGVPVPFSSVARIEEGVGLGPIRRTDRKRTVTVSAEAAQGYSGAELLMEVRKRLDGFALPDGYRIGYTGQNEDQEEAQSFLGRAFVVAIFLISMILITQFNSIVQMFIIMSSVLLSLAGVFLGLLITGTPFSVIMTGIGCISLAGVVVNNAIVLIDFINKRRDQGLPVDEAIVEAGITRFRPVMLTAITTVLGLLPMALGVSFDFFAWEWIVGGESSAWWGPMAVAVIFGLSFATLLTLLVVPVLYSLTAGMHNAWTRMVKS
- a CDS encoding efflux RND transporter periplasmic adaptor subunit, which produces MRAILRSLFSLALCALIVFAGYAGVMAYQKYFPPVEPPPPAETPPVNVKVRVIRPALVEDTLLLTGRIEPLEEATVSAEASGVVEWLGVDVGDTVKKGQEIARIDTSRIQTVYDQAAARKNLAVQELARMRDLAKGGIASPQNLDQLRTQFELAEADLAAAKILLDKSRAHAPFDGVVSHRARRQGEFTDNGAPLLRMVQTHQVKVFVGVPERDINRFSLGDEAALTLDAIPDRTFTGRIHRLPPTAELATRTFVTELLLDNADGMLKPGMTARVRMVRDTYPDAVAVSLFSVLTLENQRFVVVEEGGMAQVRPVTLGVLQGDMVHVLSGLAPGDRLIVSGQRDLREGRRVNVTEVVEE